The proteins below come from a single Desulfitobacterium metallireducens DSM 15288 genomic window:
- a CDS encoding MBL fold metallo-hydrolase — protein MSWLLEIVLTLGGITLTINLFLLVRYYNGKRHIVEANNLLKINKLRLPQVEKLEILPLVDYETDSPELKTEAGLSYLVKAENEQILFDVGYNKKAEDLSPLLQNAIRLNIDLSQIEALAISHNHADHVGGINFKDNKVELSKGTLINFQEKPLFAPIELTCETTQSITVTEPTLLTKSIGSTGPIKVQLFMFGETNEQSLLINVKDKGVVLISGCGHPQIINMVKIAGEITDKKIYGVVGGLHLFKDKPNGGILAKIFGSDRLFSSKPSHTELKQIIVGLKALGVQKVFLSPHDTDKGAMQLFEQVYGDDFKRVFVGQKIQF, from the coding sequence ATGAGTTGGTTGTTAGAAATTGTGTTAACCTTAGGTGGCATAACCCTCACAATTAACCTCTTCTTGTTAGTGCGTTACTATAATGGAAAGAGGCATATAGTAGAAGCGAACAACTTATTAAAGATAAATAAATTAAGACTCCCTCAAGTTGAAAAGTTGGAGATTTTACCATTAGTGGATTATGAAACAGATTCCCCCGAATTAAAGACAGAGGCTGGTTTATCATATCTTGTAAAAGCCGAGAATGAACAAATTTTATTTGATGTTGGCTATAACAAAAAGGCCGAAGACCTTTCACCCCTTTTGCAGAATGCTATTAGGCTAAATATTGATTTAAGTCAGATAGAGGCCCTAGCTATAAGCCATAACCACGCTGATCACGTAGGAGGAATAAATTTTAAAGACAATAAAGTAGAATTAAGTAAAGGTACTTTAATAAATTTTCAAGAAAAACCCTTATTTGCTCCCATTGAGTTGACATGTGAAACGACTCAATCAATAACTGTCACAGAACCAACTCTCCTAACTAAATCAATCGGCAGTACGGGGCCGATAAAAGTGCAACTTTTCATGTTTGGCGAAACTAATGAGCAATCGTTATTGATTAATGTCAAAGATAAAGGAGTCGTTTTGATCTCCGGCTGCGGTCATCCACAAATCATAAACATGGTAAAGATTGCAGGAGAGATTACCGACAAGAAGATATATGGAGTTGTTGGTGGATTACATCTTTTCAAAGATAAACCAAATGGTGGAATATTAGCAAAGATTTTTGGTAGCGATCGGCTGTTTAGCAGCAAACCCTCTCATACTGAACTCAAGCAGATCATAGTGGGACTTAAAGCCTTAGGGGTACAAAAGGTTTTCTTATCACCCCATGACACGGATAAAGGAGCAATGCAACTTTTCGAGCAAGTATATGGCGATGATTTTAAACGAGTATTCGTGGGTCAAAAAATACAGTTTTAA
- a CDS encoding transcriptional regulator, protein MKLTIRKKDSVTSILLFIFNIYFFPKGHNSIRLKSVFKVFEAFEKNETAIRMGLSRAVQNQLVSRTKDQGEVIYQLTEIGKSMIYNWWATIKDYRAKLSLQKQPWDRVWHLVIFSFPNAKQNERDELTKFLQSLGYGILNKGVWISPYDFSKEISQKVGSLQISEYIHLLSAQPEKEQKSSSIESSVWEISLFRQRYEALIIKIDLAQGKAEKLTAAQTLPILHELGLEFMKVISEDPLLPLEILGSWPAMDCVKKFMTLRERLIPIGEAFIEEILTQ, encoded by the coding sequence ATGAAGTTAACTATTCGAAAAAAAGACAGTGTAACAAGTATTCTCCTTTTCATTTTCAATATCTACTTTTTTCCCAAAGGACATAATAGCATACGTTTAAAAAGTGTATTTAAAGTATTCGAGGCTTTTGAGAAAAATGAAACTGCCATTCGTATGGGTTTATCCAGAGCTGTTCAAAACCAGTTGGTTTCAAGGACAAAGGATCAGGGAGAAGTTATCTATCAACTAACAGAGATCGGGAAATCAATGATTTATAACTGGTGGGCTACCATAAAGGACTATCGAGCTAAGCTATCTCTGCAAAAACAACCTTGGGACAGGGTTTGGCATCTCGTCATATTTTCTTTCCCTAATGCTAAACAAAACGAAAGAGATGAACTCACGAAGTTCCTTCAGAGTTTAGGTTATGGCATTCTGAATAAAGGAGTTTGGATTTCTCCCTACGATTTTTCGAAAGAGATTTCTCAAAAAGTGGGTAGTCTTCAGATTAGCGAATATATCCATCTTCTATCGGCACAACCGGAAAAGGAGCAAAAAAGTTCTTCTATAGAAAGCAGTGTTTGGGAGATCTCTTTATTTCGCCAAAGGTATGAAGCACTTATAATTAAGATAGATTTAGCCCAAGGCAAAGCCGAAAAACTAACTGCAGCTCAAACACTTCCCATTTTGCATGAATTAGGCTTGGAATTTATGAAGGTCATTTCGGAAGACCCCCTGTTACCCTTAGAAATCTTAGGGAGTTGGCCAGCCATGGATTGTGTAAAGAAATTCATGACTTTGAGAGAAAGGCTGATTCCTATAGGGGAAGCGTTTATAGAAGAAATCCTAACCCAATAA
- a CDS encoding ABC transporter ATP-binding protein, which translates to MIELKKVTKTFSPPIKAVDNIDLSVRNGEIFGFLGPNGAGKTTTIKMLTGILAPDSGSIIIDGVNAIEDPLQAKKHFGFVPDSPNIFLRLKGIEYLNFIADIYDVSSKQRKERIEMLSERFEMAKVLGDRIQSYSHGMRQKIMIMGVLIHNPSVWIMDEPMTGLDPKASFTLKEMMREHANKQNTVFFSTHVLEVAEKICDRVAVINKGQVLFCGKLEEMKDHFRGQDESLEKMFLEMIEDE; encoded by the coding sequence ATGATTGAACTGAAAAAGGTCACTAAGACTTTCAGTCCTCCTATCAAGGCAGTTGATAATATTGATCTCTCTGTAAGAAATGGGGAAATCTTCGGTTTTTTAGGACCTAACGGTGCAGGTAAGACGACAACAATCAAAATGCTTACAGGAATATTGGCCCCTGACAGCGGGAGTATAATTATAGATGGAGTAAATGCTATCGAAGATCCATTACAAGCCAAAAAACATTTTGGTTTTGTACCTGATAGTCCTAATATATTTCTAAGGCTAAAAGGAATAGAGTATCTCAATTTTATAGCAGATATTTACGATGTTTCGTCTAAACAAAGAAAAGAACGAATAGAAATGTTGAGCGAGCGCTTTGAGATGGCCAAGGTTTTAGGGGACCGCATCCAAAGTTATTCCCATGGTATGCGGCAAAAAATTATGATTATGGGAGTCCTCATTCATAATCCTTCCGTGTGGATCATGGATGAACCTATGACAGGACTCGATCCTAAGGCTTCCTTCACATTGAAGGAAATGATGCGGGAACATGCCAATAAGCAAAATACAGTTTTCTTTTCTACTCATGTCCTCGAAGTTGCCGAGAAAATATGTGACCGGGTTGCTGTCATTAATAAGGGCCAAGTCCTCTTTTGCGGAAAGTTAGAAGAGATGAAGGATCACTTTAGAGGCCAAGACGAGTCTTTAGAAAAAATGTTCTTGGAAATGATCGAAGATGAATAA
- a CDS encoding putative ABC transporter permease subunit, whose translation MNKKVFILAKTLMKNSFSFPTDQKKKIRQALLTAFVVLCFLPMVMGLIQFVTKMYDGLALVGEQGVLLSLGIAVSAFIIFFFGLLYTMNTFYFSEDIENLLPLPVKSSHILGAKFIVVTIFEYMTEAVILLPLLIVYGLKSDPNFLYYLYGLLIFLSLPVLPIAFASVIVMVIMRFTNLAKNKDAFRIVSAIFAIFIGVGVNIFTQRMAFSQGIGQLGNNSLVATTSIIFPPAKLGALSLINSGALGGLGYICLFLALSLIGFNLFLLLGNLLYYKGVTGVSVSSSRRKSITDQELSRLTVRNSILKSYVLKELRILFRTPAYFINCILVNFIWPVFLILSTVMKPKTMSGLTQLKGMLQNPTVGGTVVGVGFGIMLMAASMNGIASTSISREGESILFNKYIPVSYRTQILAKVITGVLMGIVAMLTMCIAAIFLLEISWYLMAVICTVSLLGIIFANLVGVFIDLLNPKLHWSDEQRAVKQNLNLLFSLVICFLFSGLSIWLLVKLHFTINQAAISLISFYVLLNVLIYRALMKKGSDLFSKVEY comes from the coding sequence ATGAATAAAAAAGTATTTATATTAGCAAAAACCTTAATGAAGAATTCCTTCAGTTTTCCAACAGACCAAAAGAAAAAGATTAGGCAAGCGCTGCTTACGGCCTTCGTGGTTCTCTGTTTTTTACCCATGGTTATGGGCCTGATTCAATTTGTAACGAAAATGTATGATGGGCTTGCTTTAGTGGGGGAACAAGGAGTTTTGTTAAGTCTAGGTATAGCCGTAAGTGCTTTTATCATTTTTTTCTTCGGTCTTTTATATACCATGAATACCTTCTATTTTTCCGAGGACATTGAAAATTTGCTCCCCTTGCCGGTTAAGTCATCACATATCTTAGGAGCGAAATTTATTGTGGTCACAATCTTTGAATACATGACAGAAGCTGTCATTTTACTGCCGCTTTTAATTGTGTACGGGCTAAAAAGTGATCCGAACTTTTTATATTATCTCTACGGGTTGCTTATCTTTTTGAGCCTGCCTGTGCTGCCTATAGCCTTTGCCTCTGTTATCGTAATGGTTATCATGCGATTTACTAATCTTGCTAAAAATAAAGATGCTTTCCGGATAGTTAGTGCTATATTTGCTATATTTATTGGGGTTGGCGTAAATATCTTTACGCAGAGAATGGCATTCAGTCAGGGAATAGGTCAGCTTGGCAATAACTCGCTAGTGGCAACGACTTCGATTATTTTTCCGCCGGCAAAGCTAGGTGCACTAAGCCTTATCAATAGTGGAGCCCTCGGCGGACTGGGTTATATCTGCTTATTTTTAGCCCTATCCTTAATTGGGTTCAACCTTTTTTTGCTCCTGGGTAACTTGTTATACTATAAAGGAGTTACTGGTGTTTCTGTATCGTCATCACGTCGCAAATCTATCACTGATCAGGAATTGAGCCGGCTAACAGTGCGTAACTCTATACTTAAATCCTACGTGTTAAAGGAATTACGGATTTTATTTCGAACTCCTGCCTATTTCATCAACTGTATTTTGGTCAATTTCATCTGGCCCGTATTTTTGATCCTATCAACGGTAATGAAGCCGAAAACCATGTCCGGACTTACACAGCTAAAAGGAATGCTGCAAAACCCAACCGTTGGAGGCACAGTTGTTGGGGTAGGATTTGGTATTATGCTTATGGCTGCTTCCATGAATGGCATAGCATCAACATCCATATCCAGAGAAGGAGAGAGTATCTTATTCAACAAATATATCCCTGTCAGTTATAGGACACAAATATTGGCAAAAGTAATTACCGGAGTACTCATGGGGATAGTGGCAATGTTGACGATGTGTATTGCCGCAATATTTTTGTTGGAGATATCTTGGTATCTAATGGCTGTCATTTGTACCGTAAGTCTACTTGGAATAATTTTTGCTAACCTAGTTGGCGTTTTCATTGACCTTTTGAACCCTAAACTCCATTGGAGCGATGAACAAAGAGCTGTAAAACAAAACCTTAATCTATTATTTAGCCTTGTAATCTGCTTTTTATTTAGCGGTTTAAGCATTTGGTTATTGGTGAAGTTACATTTTACTATAAACCAGGCCGCAATCAGTTTGATTTCTTTCTACGTTCTTCTGAATGTATTGATTTACAGGGCCCTTATGAAGAAAGGCAGTGATCTGTTTAGTAAAGTTGAGTACTGA
- a CDS encoding aspartyl-phosphate phosphatase Spo0E family protein has product MKCQVEHLCKDIVEVHQDLIKLGKCKPTTDPEIVELSKRFDRLLNEYLRIAKQ; this is encoded by the coding sequence GTGAAATGTCAAGTTGAACATTTATGCAAAGATATTGTAGAAGTGCATCAGGATCTTATCAAATTAGGTAAGTGTAAACCGACTACTGATCCAGAGATTGTAGAACTGAGCAAACGTTTTGATAGATTGCTCAATGAATATCTACGAATAGCGAAGCAATAA
- a CDS encoding sigma 54-interacting transcriptional regulator, with the protein MKNGINDEERSLNILDLNDLKSSSQLMKQICDMFDVAYNGIIIVDGQSKVVLVNRVVSDIAGVNKDELIGKPITQVFPNSLLPSVLKSGKALFGIKNVLNGIPVVANYTPFLENGVIQNAICIFQDLSSIEHLYAELDSVKTLFRELSTIIDSSYDGIFIADGNGVALRVNSAYERISGINASEIVGKSMTQLVEEGFYDESVTLQVIETGKSVTIPQTINRTNKQILVTGNPIFDEEGHLFRVVTNVRDITELYTLENQLKKTKEQTLKYEIELNHLRSMQIKENSIVYRSEAMERVIQLAVKVADVDTTVLITGESGTGKELMAKLIHDRGKGSKRPYIKINCAAIPEQLLESELFGYAGGAFTGAKKEGKPGLFELANTGTLFLDEIGDMPLLLQAKLLRALQEKEIVRVGETKPIRIDVKIITATNRDLDKMVKEGTFRQDLFYRLNVVPIHVPPLRERKEDIPLLVEFFLSKFNKRFNFEHHISSPVIDTLMGYSWPGNVRELENVMERMMIISIEDELSVNLLPEIIQRQIPLPKRGTKLKDAVKQTEIYLIEEAFKEYGSLQKVAEVLGVDRTTIF; encoded by the coding sequence ATGAAGAATGGGATTAACGATGAAGAACGTAGCTTAAATATACTTGATTTAAATGATTTAAAGAGTAGCTCACAGCTCATGAAACAAATCTGTGATATGTTCGATGTAGCCTATAATGGAATCATAATCGTCGATGGGCAGTCCAAAGTTGTTTTAGTCAATCGCGTCGTTTCCGATATTGCGGGTGTTAATAAAGATGAACTTATTGGCAAACCGATTACGCAGGTGTTTCCCAATTCATTGCTTCCGAGCGTTCTCAAATCGGGGAAAGCTTTATTCGGGATAAAGAATGTTCTTAACGGCATACCGGTGGTAGCAAATTATACACCTTTCCTTGAAAATGGAGTTATTCAAAATGCGATTTGTATTTTTCAGGATTTGTCCAGTATCGAACATCTTTATGCTGAACTGGATTCGGTAAAAACGTTATTTAGAGAACTAAGTACTATCATTGACTCGTCTTATGATGGAATTTTTATCGCCGATGGTAATGGTGTTGCCCTCCGCGTAAACAGTGCGTATGAACGAATATCAGGAATCAACGCGAGCGAAATCGTGGGTAAATCAATGACGCAGTTAGTAGAAGAAGGATTTTACGATGAATCTGTTACGCTACAAGTTATTGAAACAGGGAAATCAGTCACTATTCCACAAACGATTAACCGAACAAATAAGCAGATCCTTGTAACGGGAAATCCAATATTCGATGAGGAAGGACATTTATTTCGGGTCGTCACAAATGTTCGTGATATTACTGAACTTTACACTTTGGAAAATCAGTTAAAGAAAACAAAAGAACAAACGTTGAAATATGAGATAGAACTTAACCATTTACGCTCAATGCAGATCAAAGAGAACTCGATAGTTTATCGTAGTGAAGCTATGGAGCGAGTTATTCAACTTGCGGTAAAAGTAGCCGATGTGGATACGACGGTATTGATTACGGGAGAATCCGGGACAGGTAAAGAACTTATGGCAAAGTTAATCCATGACCGAGGAAAAGGGAGTAAGCGACCTTATATTAAAATTAACTGTGCGGCTATACCTGAGCAACTTCTTGAGTCAGAACTCTTTGGCTATGCTGGTGGAGCTTTTACTGGCGCCAAAAAAGAAGGAAAGCCCGGGCTATTTGAGTTGGCGAATACAGGGACCCTTTTTCTTGATGAAATAGGGGATATGCCATTGCTTTTGCAGGCTAAACTCTTACGTGCTCTTCAGGAAAAAGAAATAGTCAGAGTGGGTGAAACAAAGCCGATTAGAATTGATGTGAAGATTATTACGGCCACGAACCGAGACCTTGACAAGATGGTTAAAGAAGGTACCTTCCGCCAGGATCTCTTTTATCGCTTAAATGTCGTACCGATTCATGTCCCTCCGTTAAGGGAGCGTAAGGAAGATATTCCTTTGTTGGTTGAATTTTTCTTGAGTAAATTCAACAAGCGATTTAACTTTGAACATCATATTTCATCACCTGTAATCGATACACTTATGGGTTATTCTTGGCCAGGGAATGTACGTGAATTAGAAAATGTGATGGAACGCATGATGATTATATCTATAGAAGATGAACTTTCGGTCAATCTCCTTCCCGAAATAATTCAACGGCAGATTCCCTTGCCAAAGCGGGGAACGAAACTGAAAGATGCAGTAAAACAAACAGAGATTTATCTTATTGAAGAGGCGTTTAAAGAATATGGATCTTTACAAAAGGTGGCTGAGGTCTTAGGGGTAGATCGAACGACTATTTTCTGA
- a CDS encoding 4-hydroxyphenylacetate 3-hydroxylase family protein has protein sequence MKTAAEYEESLRKLNLKVYLQGELVENPVDHPIIRPSMNSVKMTYALAEKSEYQELMTATSHLTGKKVNRFCHLHQSTDDLVKKVKMQRLLGQKTAACFQRCVGMDAINACDSVTFEMDQKLGTNYHERFNKFLLQMQEEDWTVDGAMTDPKGDRGLAPSQQADPDLYVHVVEKREDGIVVRGAKAHQTGAINSHWILVMPTISMGEADADYAVSFVAPADAEGIYYIYGRQSCDTRKLEGGTIDVGNSQFGGHEALMVFDDVFIPWENVFMCGEYEFSGALVERFAGYHRQSYGGCKVGVGDVLIGATALAADFNGVAKATHIKDKLIEMMHLNETLYACGIACSAEGNKTASGNYLINMLLANVCKQNVTRLPYEIARLAQDIAGGLMVTMPSEKDLRNPEIGKVVEKYFVGVSSVPTEDRMRILRLIENLTLGTAAVGYLTESMHGAGSPQAQRIMISRQGNLAQKKELAKAIARIETK, from the coding sequence ATGAAAACAGCGGCTGAATATGAAGAAAGTTTACGCAAACTGAACTTAAAGGTTTATCTTCAAGGTGAATTAGTAGAAAATCCTGTCGATCATCCGATTATTAGACCTTCTATGAATTCCGTTAAAATGACGTATGCTTTAGCTGAGAAGTCAGAGTATCAAGAGTTGATGACCGCAACTTCTCATCTTACCGGTAAAAAAGTCAACCGTTTCTGCCATTTGCATCAAAGTACCGATGATCTTGTGAAAAAAGTAAAAATGCAACGCCTCTTGGGGCAAAAGACCGCAGCTTGTTTCCAACGGTGTGTAGGTATGGACGCAATCAATGCTTGTGACAGCGTGACCTTCGAAATGGATCAAAAGCTTGGAACAAATTATCATGAGCGGTTCAATAAGTTCTTACTCCAAATGCAAGAAGAAGACTGGACTGTTGACGGCGCTATGACCGATCCAAAGGGCGACCGTGGCTTAGCTCCTAGTCAGCAAGCGGATCCAGATCTTTATGTTCATGTTGTAGAAAAGAGAGAAGATGGCATCGTTGTTCGAGGCGCTAAAGCGCATCAAACAGGAGCGATCAATTCTCATTGGATTCTCGTTATGCCAACGATCAGCATGGGCGAAGCTGATGCTGATTATGCCGTCTCCTTTGTTGCGCCAGCTGATGCAGAAGGAATCTACTATATTTATGGTCGTCAATCTTGCGATACCCGTAAATTAGAAGGAGGCACCATTGATGTCGGAAACTCACAATTCGGCGGACATGAAGCCTTGATGGTCTTTGATGATGTGTTTATTCCTTGGGAAAATGTCTTCATGTGTGGCGAATATGAATTCAGTGGCGCTTTGGTTGAGCGGTTTGCAGGATACCATCGTCAAAGCTATGGTGGTTGTAAAGTCGGTGTAGGTGATGTCTTGATCGGAGCAACCGCATTAGCCGCAGATTTTAACGGAGTAGCTAAAGCTACTCATATCAAGGACAAGCTCATCGAAATGATGCACTTGAATGAAACTCTATATGCTTGTGGTATTGCTTGTTCTGCAGAAGGAAATAAAACAGCATCCGGAAATTATCTGATCAATATGTTGCTGGCCAATGTTTGTAAGCAAAACGTAACACGTCTCCCTTATGAAATTGCTCGCCTAGCTCAAGATATCGCCGGAGGCTTAATGGTTACGATGCCGTCTGAAAAAGATTTGCGTAATCCTGAAATCGGTAAGGTTGTTGAGAAATATTTCGTGGGTGTCTCTTCAGTTCCAACGGAAGATCGGATGCGCATCCTACGCTTGATTGAAAACCTTACTTTAGGAACGGCTGCAGTAGGTTATCTGACAGAGTCGATGCATGGCGCAGGTTCACCTCAAGCACAACGCATCATGATTTCACGTCAAGGTAATTTGGCACAGAAAAAGGAACTCGCAAAAGCCATTGCTAGAATTGAGACAAAGTAA
- a CDS encoding NifU family protein has translation MEVIQSIIERKIRPALQEHKGDIELIEVSSDGFVKVRLIGACSTCPGFQDTLSEFVETTIKAECPEIKGVEALGGVSEALIEEALELLHNGRRKKYGA, from the coding sequence ATGGAAGTTATTCAGTCAATCATCGAACGAAAAATACGTCCTGCGCTCCAAGAGCATAAAGGCGATATTGAATTGATTGAAGTTTCTTCTGACGGGTTCGTAAAAGTAAGGTTAATCGGGGCATGTTCTACATGCCCCGGTTTCCAAGATACTTTGTCAGAATTTGTGGAAACAACGATCAAAGCAGAATGTCCGGAAATCAAAGGCGTTGAAGCACTTGGGGGTGTTAGTGAGGCGTTAATCGAAGAGGCTTTAGAATTATTGCATAACGGACGGCGTAAAAAATATGGGGCCTAG
- a CDS encoding acetyl-CoA hydrolase/transferase family protein produces the protein MNNWRDKYQNKIVTADQAVKNVKSGDRVVFGHACGEPEALVEALVNRGSELQDVEIVHMVAMGPGKYSQPEYAANFHHNGLFMGGPTRKALEEKRADYTPCFFSEIPRLFKDGILTVDVAFIQVTPPDEDGYCSYGISCDYTQSVAESAKIVLAQMNRNMPRTGGSRIHLDEIDFIVEQDGALIELQPPKIGDIEKAIGENVASLVQDGATLQLGIGAIPDAVLLFLNDKKDLGIHSEMFSDGVVALAEAGVVTNKRKKVHPGKFIATFLMGTRKLYDFVDNNPDVELYPVDYVNDPFIVGQNDNVVGINSALQVDLMGQVNAEMIGSRQFSGVGGQLDFVRGASRSKNGISIIALPSTASHGKISRISCELDRGAAVTTSRNDVQYIVTEYGIANLRGKNLRQRAAELIGIAHPDFRTQLFDEAKEKGIL, from the coding sequence ATGAATAATTGGAGAGATAAATATCAAAATAAGATTGTAACAGCTGATCAGGCTGTCAAAAATGTTAAGTCCGGTGACCGAGTTGTTTTTGGGCATGCCTGCGGTGAACCTGAAGCCTTAGTAGAAGCTTTAGTAAACCGTGGGTCAGAGCTTCAAGATGTAGAAATTGTTCATATGGTTGCTATGGGACCTGGGAAATATTCACAGCCTGAATATGCTGCGAATTTCCATCATAATGGGCTCTTCATGGGAGGACCGACGCGCAAAGCACTCGAAGAGAAACGGGCCGATTATACACCGTGTTTCTTCTCCGAAATACCGCGGTTATTTAAGGATGGAATCCTAACTGTTGATGTAGCGTTTATTCAAGTTACACCACCGGATGAGGATGGGTATTGTAGCTATGGTATTTCTTGCGATTATACTCAATCCGTTGCAGAATCTGCTAAAATAGTGCTGGCTCAGATGAATCGTAATATGCCGAGAACAGGCGGATCCAGAATTCATCTCGATGAAATTGACTTTATTGTCGAGCAAGATGGAGCATTGATTGAACTTCAACCGCCGAAGATTGGCGACATTGAAAAAGCAATCGGTGAAAACGTGGCGAGTTTGGTTCAGGATGGAGCAACCCTTCAATTAGGAATCGGGGCAATACCTGATGCTGTATTATTGTTCTTAAACGATAAAAAAGATTTAGGAATTCACTCTGAAATGTTTTCTGATGGGGTAGTAGCTTTAGCTGAAGCAGGTGTTGTTACAAATAAAAGGAAAAAGGTTCATCCCGGAAAATTCATTGCGACGTTCCTCATGGGAACACGAAAATTATATGACTTTGTTGACAATAACCCAGACGTCGAGCTGTATCCCGTTGACTATGTCAATGATCCTTTTATCGTAGGTCAAAATGATAATGTTGTAGGGATTAACTCAGCTCTTCAAGTTGATCTCATGGGTCAGGTCAATGCTGAAATGATTGGATCGCGTCAATTTAGTGGTGTCGGTGGTCAACTTGACTTTGTTCGAGGGGCAAGCCGTTCTAAAAATGGAATTTCAATCATCGCCTTGCCTTCTACGGCATCCCATGGTAAGATTTCACGGATTTCCTGTGAACTTGACCGTGGAGCAGCTGTGACAACTTCAAGGAATGATGTTCAGTATATTGTTACAGAATATGGGATTGCAAACTTACGGGGTAAAAACCTCCGTCAAAGAGCAGCAGAATTAATTGGTATTGCCCATCCTGATTTTCGAACTCAACTTTTTGATGAAGCAAAGGAAAAAGGAATTCTTTGA
- a CDS encoding CC/Se motif family (seleno)protein produces MFAIDKDAIQYIESKSGAVVINLELEPAAGGUACSGDRVTGSYVPRIYLGEPSPEKMTRYNVIQVEKIKIYSSPRLKVKEGDKVIRIILKKALFLKWLEIEGAMGIVSLH; encoded by the coding sequence ATGTTTGCAATTGATAAAGATGCAATCCAATATATAGAATCTAAGTCAGGTGCAGTTGTTATCAATCTAGAACTTGAACCTGCAGCTGGCGGCTGAGCTTGCTCAGGTGATCGCGTAACAGGTAGTTACGTGCCGAGAATTTATTTGGGTGAGCCCAGTCCTGAGAAGATGACTCGATACAATGTCATTCAGGTCGAAAAGATTAAAATCTACTCTTCGCCAAGACTGAAAGTTAAAGAAGGTGATAAGGTTATTCGGATCATCTTAAAAAAGGCTCTTTTTCTGAAATGGCTCGAGATTGAGGGCGCTATGGGGATCGTAAGTTTGCATTAA